The following proteins come from a genomic window of Micavibrio aeruginosavorus EPB:
- a CDS encoding alpha/beta hydrolase family protein — translation MALDLSLLWDDSIDPAIEPRRILITRGDFIDPAREDRKVPWKIYYPVDDAGEPLPVVIWSHGLGGSRDGAGFISRFVSSHGYVVVHVQHKGTDSSLWEGQPGHPWDAIRRATISRETVLNRFRDVPFVLDQLVLWAKDNPEIGARMDFSRIGMSGHSFGASTTQMMAGQKLGPDADHLYSMAEPRFTAGILYSPVPSPVQTDHRAEIYKDISIPLLMMTGTADESPIEGFGYDRRMEVFELSGGPDQNLLMLNGGDHMVYNGSRGQLGDNPLREPHETIIKVASLAWWDAYLKGDRTAHDWVVGGGLARWMDDLGTLTHRA, via the coding sequence ATGGCTCTTGACCTCTCCTTGCTCTGGGACGATTCCATCGACCCGGCGATTGAGCCGCGCCGTATCCTGATTACGCGTGGTGACTTTATCGACCCGGCGCGCGAAGATCGCAAAGTACCATGGAAAATTTATTATCCCGTTGATGATGCGGGCGAACCTTTGCCCGTGGTGATCTGGTCCCATGGTCTGGGGGGCAGCCGTGATGGCGCCGGTTTTATCAGCCGTTTCGTATCGTCGCATGGGTATGTCGTTGTGCACGTCCAGCACAAGGGAACGGATTCGTCGCTGTGGGAGGGGCAACCCGGCCACCCATGGGATGCCATTCGCCGCGCGACCATCAGCCGCGAAACCGTTCTGAACCGTTTTCGTGATGTTCCGTTTGTGTTGGATCAGCTCGTGCTCTGGGCCAAGGATAATCCCGAGATTGGCGCACGCATGGATTTTTCGCGCATCGGTATGTCGGGCCATTCGTTTGGGGCCAGCACGACGCAGATGATGGCGGGGCAAAAATTGGGCCCCGATGCGGATCATTTATACAGCATGGCCGAACCACGCTTTACCGCCGGCATTTTATACAGCCCGGTCCCCAGCCCGGTACAGACCGATCATCGGGCGGAGATTTACAAAGATATCTCCATTCCCCTGTTGATGATGACGGGGACGGCCGATGAAAGCCCGATCGAGGGATTTGGGTATGATCGTCGTATGGAGGTTTTTGAACTCTCCGGCGGACCGGATCAGAATTTGTTGATGCTCAACGGCGGCGACCACATGGTTTATAATGGCAGCCGCGGCCAGTTGGGTGATAACCCGTTGCGCGAACCCCATGAAACCATCATCAAGGTGGCCAGTCTGGCGTGGTGGGATGCATATCTAAAAGGGGACCGCACCGCGCATGATTGGGTGGTTGGCGGCGGGCTGGCGCGCTGGATGGATGATCTGGGGACGCTGACCCACAGGGCTTGA
- a CDS encoding ABC1 kinase family protein: protein MAQDPKNKSKKSNDGGSKIASRAARYAKVSGAVAGLAAKVAGERYLGLKIEREKHAEELLLALGGLKGPLMKVGQILATIPEALPPEYANALRQLQSNAPPMGWPFVRRRMKTELGADWESRFKSFEHDAAAAASLGQVHRAVLHDGTRVACKLQYPDMQSVIQADLNQLKLIFSLYEKYDKAISTKYIHDELSARLFEEMDYALEARHCKLYSNMLNDEKAVHVPRVIDDLSTDRLLTATWLDGEKILDYVDAHADTRNQIALNMFRAWYVPLYYYGVIHGDPHLGNYTVRDDLSINLMDFGCVRVFPPKFIGGVIDLYHALMTDDTARAVHAYETWGFNNLSKDHIETLNIWAKFLYGPVMEDRVRPIGEVTNGIYGRETATEVHERLRSLGGVTVPREFVFMDRAALGLGSVFLHLKAEVNWHRLFNEMIADFDVAALEKRQKAALKKAGLNHSS, encoded by the coding sequence ATGGCACAGGATCCGAAAAACAAATCGAAAAAATCCAATGACGGCGGCAGCAAGATCGCGAGCCGCGCCGCACGATACGCCAAAGTCTCCGGCGCCGTGGCCGGACTGGCCGCCAAAGTTGCGGGCGAGCGTTATCTCGGCCTCAAGATCGAGCGCGAAAAACACGCCGAAGAATTGTTGCTGGCTCTGGGTGGGCTGAAGGGCCCGTTGATGAAGGTCGGGCAAATTCTGGCCACCATTCCCGAAGCCCTGCCCCCCGAATATGCCAACGCCCTGCGCCAGTTGCAATCCAACGCGCCCCCCATGGGCTGGCCGTTCGTGCGCCGCCGGATGAAAACGGAACTGGGCGCGGATTGGGAAAGCCGCTTTAAATCCTTCGAACATGACGCCGCCGCCGCAGCTTCGCTGGGGCAGGTCCACCGCGCCGTTTTACATGACGGCACACGCGTGGCCTGCAAACTGCAATACCCCGACATGCAATCGGTGATTCAGGCGGATTTGAACCAGCTGAAACTGATTTTCTCGCTGTACGAAAAATACGACAAGGCGATTTCAACGAAATACATCCATGACGAACTGTCCGCCCGGTTGTTCGAAGAAATGGATTACGCGCTGGAGGCCCGCCACTGCAAACTCTACAGCAATATGCTGAATGATGAGAAGGCCGTTCATGTCCCGCGCGTCATTGACGATTTATCGACGGACCGCCTGCTCACCGCCACATGGCTGGACGGTGAAAAGATTCTGGATTACGTCGACGCGCACGCCGATACACGCAATCAAATCGCCCTGAACATGTTCCGGGCCTGGTATGTGCCACTGTATTATTACGGCGTGATCCATGGCGATCCGCATTTGGGCAATTACACGGTGCGCGATGACCTGTCTATCAATCTGATGGATTTTGGGTGCGTCCGCGTCTTCCCGCCTAAATTCATCGGCGGCGTTATCGACCTGTATCACGCATTGATGACCGATGACACGGCCCGCGCCGTGCATGCCTATGAAACATGGGGTTTCAACAATCTGTCCAAAGATCATATTGAGACGCTGAATATCTGGGCCAAATTCCTGTACGGCCCGGTGATGGAAGATCGCGTCCGCCCGATTGGCGAGGTCACCAACGGCATCTATGGCCGCGAAACCGCGACTGAGGTCCATGAACGCCTGCGCTCTCTCGGCGGCGTCACCGTCCCGCGTGAATTCGTGTTTATGGATCGCGCCGCCCTCGGCCTCGGCTCCGTCTTCCTGCATTTGAAAGCAGAAGTAAACTGGCACCGCCTGTTCAACGAAATGATCGCCGATTTCGATGTGGCCGCATTGGAAAAACGCCAAAAGGCCGCATTGAAAAAGGCCGGGTTGAACCACTCATCATAA
- a CDS encoding MacB family efflux pump subunit has translation MSEPLLQLSGLSRVYESGDSIVRALDHIDLTIHAGEFVAIMGQSGSGKSTLMNILGCLDRPTGGTYHVLGRDASVLDADELAALRRDTFGFVFQRYNLLATASAAENVEIPAIYAGLSVADRRTRAQDLLTRLGLGDRADHRPSQLSGGQQQRVAIARALMNNPPVILADEPTGALDSKSGAEVMDLLKSLHAEGRTVILITHDEKVAAHAKRIIRISDGKITDDSGDGKDGAAAIAPHVDRNAHASVMADIMESTKTALRSLRVNLFRTALTLLGIIIGVAAVVTMLAVGQGSKQKVLDQIGAMGTNLLNIRPGAPGVRSSGDNASLTVDDAMALVGLPNIDVVVPERSGRATLRFGNIDYSTTVQGVGDGFPLARDWPVANGAFFMDRDVSTYAPVIVLGKTVADILFPGGDDPVGRYVLVGNIPFQVIGVMGAKGAAPWGGDQDDAVFVPYTTGMIRLFGQNFLNSITIRVGDIGLMEQTEAAIGQVLMQRHGTEDYRIRNTASILAAATETQNTLTVLLGTVAAISLLVGGIGVMNIMLVSVTERTREIGIRMATGARRRDIMLQFNTEAAVVCGVGGVLGLLGGFLAGWIASLFQVTVIFTVAPAALAFTCAFVTGVLFGYLPARKAAWLDPVVALSSE, from the coding sequence ATGAGCGAGCCACTGTTGCAGCTTTCGGGCCTGAGCCGCGTGTATGAAAGCGGCGACAGCATCGTCCGGGCGCTGGATCATATCGACCTGACCATTCATGCCGGGGAATTCGTTGCCATTATGGGGCAATCGGGCTCCGGCAAATCCACCCTGATGAATATTCTTGGCTGCCTCGACCGTCCGACGGGTGGCACATACCATGTGCTGGGGCGTGATGCGTCGGTTCTGGATGCGGATGAACTGGCGGCGTTGCGCCGCGATACGTTCGGGTTTGTGTTCCAGCGCTATAATCTCCTCGCCACGGCCAGCGCGGCGGAAAATGTCGAAATTCCTGCCATTTATGCGGGGTTGAGTGTGGCGGATCGCCGCACGCGGGCGCAGGACTTGCTGACGCGGCTGGGGCTGGGGGACCGGGCGGATCACCGTCCGTCGCAACTCTCCGGCGGACAGCAACAGCGTGTGGCGATTGCTCGCGCCTTGATGAACAATCCCCCCGTTATTCTGGCCGACGAACCCACGGGAGCGCTGGATTCCAAAAGTGGGGCCGAGGTGATGGACCTCCTCAAATCCCTGCATGCCGAAGGGCGCACGGTGATTTTAATTACCCACGATGAAAAAGTGGCGGCCCATGCCAAGCGCATTATTCGCATCAGTGATGGAAAAATCACAGATGACAGCGGTGATGGCAAAGACGGCGCCGCCGCGATTGCGCCGCATGTGGATCGCAACGCGCATGCCAGTGTGATGGCCGACATCATGGAATCGACTAAGACCGCCTTGCGCTCTTTGCGCGTCAATCTGTTCCGGACGGCGTTGACCCTGCTGGGCATTATCATCGGTGTGGCGGCGGTTGTTACCATGCTGGCCGTGGGGCAGGGCAGCAAGCAAAAGGTGCTGGACCAGATCGGGGCGATGGGCACCAATCTGCTGAACATCCGCCCCGGCGCGCCGGGCGTGCGCAGCAGTGGTGATAATGCATCTTTGACCGTGGATGATGCCATGGCGTTGGTGGGGTTACCCAATATTGATGTGGTCGTGCCGGAACGATCCGGTCGGGCGACGTTGCGTTTCGGCAATATTGATTATTCCACGACGGTACAGGGTGTGGGGGACGGGTTCCCGCTGGCGCGGGATTGGCCGGTGGCGAATGGCGCGTTTTTTATGGATCGTGATGTGTCCACCTATGCGCCTGTTATCGTGCTGGGGAAAACCGTGGCCGATATTTTGTTTCCCGGTGGTGATGACCCGGTCGGGCGTTATGTGCTGGTCGGCAATATCCCGTTCCAGGTGATTGGCGTCATGGGGGCCAAGGGCGCGGCCCCGTGGGGCGGGGATCAGGATGATGCGGTGTTCGTGCCCTATACGACCGGCATGATCCGCCTGTTCGGACAAAATTTCCTCAACAGCATCACGATTCGTGTTGGTGATATTGGTTTGATGGAACAGACCGAGGCCGCCATCGGGCAAGTTCTGATGCAACGGCATGGCACCGAAGATTACCGCATTCGCAATACGGCCTCGATTTTGGCGGCGGCGACGGAAACGCAAAATACGCTGACCGTGCTGCTGGGCACTGTGGCGGCGATTTCGTTGCTGGTCGGTGGTATCGGTGTCATGAACATCATGCTGGTCAGCGTGACCGAACGCACCCGTGAAATCGGCATCCGCATGGCCACGGGGGCGCGCCGCCGCGATATCATGTTGCAATTCAACACCGAAGCCGCCGTGGTGTGCGGCGTGGGTGGTGTGTTGGGATTGCTGGGTGGGTTTCTGGCCGGGTGGATTGCGTCCCTGTTTCAGGTCACGGTGATTTTCACGGTGGCCCCGGCGGCGCTGGCGTTTACCTGTGCGTTTGTGACGGGTGTGTTGTTCGGCTATCTTCCGGCGCGCAAGGCCGCATGGCTGGACCCTGTCGTGGCCCTCAGTTCGGAGTGA
- a CDS encoding efflux RND transporter periplasmic adaptor subunit has product MSVNGPKRRRFKFVLITLLVLVAVGAGAWFAWKAPASKNPAATMMTVKVQTTTVDDVVTAQGKLEPRDYVDVGAQVSGQLEKIHFELGDVVKAGDLLAEIDPEVYETRVEADQARLKTLAAQRLEQEASVLQAQQKFDRNKKLVKAKAVSQENFQDAETALTIAQAQLAALDAQIAEAQSTLEGDQANLGYTKIYAPMDGTVVVQSVQEGQTLNASQQAPTLVQLANLDTMTVRAQVAEADIMRLKADMPVSFTTLGSQGRTWTGTVRQILPSPETINDVVLYNVLVDVDNKDRQLMTGMSTQMFFEINKAENVLALPVSALGKRVQDQDGDGTLAYSVRVVQGRKIEDRVVQIGLMNRTMAEVKSGLSAGDEVALPLAVTSSSSGGFRGGPRL; this is encoded by the coding sequence GTGAGCGTAAACGGCCCCAAAAGACGACGATTTAAATTTGTTCTGATCACGCTGCTGGTTCTGGTGGCTGTCGGGGCTGGGGCATGGTTCGCATGGAAAGCCCCTGCCAGCAAAAATCCCGCCGCCACCATGATGACGGTGAAGGTGCAAACCACCACGGTTGATGATGTTGTCACCGCGCAAGGCAAATTGGAGCCGCGCGATTACGTTGATGTCGGCGCGCAGGTGTCCGGCCAGTTGGAAAAAATCCATTTCGAATTGGGCGATGTTGTAAAGGCGGGCGATCTGCTGGCCGAAATTGATCCTGAAGTGTACGAAACGCGTGTCGAGGCGGATCAGGCCCGCCTGAAAACACTCGCGGCCCAGCGTCTGGAACAGGAAGCCAGCGTTTTACAGGCGCAACAAAAATTTGACCGCAATAAAAAACTGGTGAAGGCCAAAGCTGTCAGCCAGGAAAATTTTCAGGACGCTGAAACGGCCCTGACCATCGCACAGGCGCAATTGGCGGCATTGGATGCACAAATTGCCGAAGCCCAATCCACGTTGGAGGGGGACCAGGCCAATCTGGGTTACACCAAAATTTATGCCCCGATGGATGGTACTGTCGTCGTGCAAAGCGTGCAGGAAGGCCAAACCCTGAACGCCAGCCAGCAGGCCCCGACTTTGGTGCAACTGGCCAATCTGGACACCATGACGGTGCGGGCACAGGTGGCCGAGGCGGATATTATGCGCCTGAAGGCGGACATGCCGGTTTCTTTTACCACGCTGGGGTCACAGGGACGGACATGGACCGGCACCGTGCGCCAGATTTTGCCAAGCCCCGAAACCATCAATGATGTCGTTCTGTACAACGTGCTGGTCGATGTTGATAACAAGGATCGCCAGTTGATGACGGGGATGAGCACGCAAATGTTCTTCGAAATCAACAAGGCCGAAAACGTTCTGGCCTTGCCCGTATCGGCCTTGGGCAAGCGGGTCCAGGATCAGGATGGTGATGGTACGCTGGCCTATTCCGTGCGCGTGGTGCAGGGGCGCAAGATTGAAGACCGCGTTGTACAGATCGGATTGATGAACCGTACGATGGCCGAGGTGAAATCAGGCTTGTCCGCCGGGGATGAGGTGGCGTTGCCGTTGGCCGTCACATCGTCATCGTCCGGTGGGTTCCGTGGCGGGCCGCGCCTATGA
- a CDS encoding efflux transporter outer membrane subunit, translating into MKRFLLVSVAALALSSCSLTPDYTRPDVGTPAAWHIDAKTGVNVTADWWGNFNSTELNALIIRALENNNDLRAGIHRIEQARASLKIAGADMYPSMDGSGNVSWSRNNPTSGKTTSENSGRAGVGVAYEVDLFGANQAAVDAATANVEGAVADRQALALTVMGDVATTYFTILNLNERIDIAESNLKISREVLRIVQAREDAGSVSGLEVAQQKTIVANTEAGLASIREQRVNAYNALAVLLGQPPQTVAVQAKDLSGVTLPAIAAGQPSDLLIRRPDIYSAEMELIAANANIGAARAAFYPSLNLGLDWSVAASPLGDPTATALSLASALTAPIFQGRRLEGGLEQATARQMELAETYRKTVLVAFQEVEDALAAIRASGERQTALDIAATESRRAWELSVKQYDAGLIDFQTLLDAQRSMLSADDTARSARLATYTAAITLFRALGGGWESGAMR; encoded by the coding sequence ATGAAACGTTTTTTATTGGTCTCTGTTGCCGCTCTGGCCCTGTCGTCCTGTTCGCTGACGCCCGATTATACGCGCCCCGATGTGGGCACGCCCGCGGCCTGGCATATTGATGCCAAAACCGGTGTGAATGTAACGGCGGATTGGTGGGGAAATTTTAATTCAACCGAACTGAACGCGCTGATTATTCGGGCGCTGGAAAACAACAACGATTTGCGTGCGGGCATTCACCGCATTGAACAGGCTCGCGCCAGCCTGAAAATCGCCGGGGCGGATATGTACCCGTCGATGGATGGATCGGGCAATGTGTCATGGTCCCGCAACAACCCGACCAGCGGGAAAACCACGTCCGAAAATTCTGGCCGCGCCGGGGTTGGTGTGGCGTATGAGGTGGATTTGTTCGGCGCCAATCAGGCGGCGGTCGATGCCGCAACCGCGAATGTCGAGGGGGCTGTGGCCGACCGGCAGGCGCTGGCCCTGACCGTGATGGGGGATGTGGCAACCACCTATTTCACCATCCTGAATTTGAACGAACGGATTGATATTGCCGAAAGCAATTTGAAAATTTCCCGCGAAGTCCTGCGCATCGTGCAGGCGCGTGAGGATGCCGGGTCTGTGTCCGGGTTGGAAGTGGCGCAACAAAAAACGATCGTCGCCAACACCGAAGCCGGATTGGCCAGCATCCGCGAACAGCGCGTGAATGCGTATAACGCACTGGCCGTTTTGTTGGGACAGCCACCGCAAACAGTGGCGGTGCAGGCAAAGGATCTGTCGGGTGTAACCTTGCCCGCTATCGCGGCGGGGCAACCCTCGGACTTGTTGATCCGTCGTCCGGATATTTACAGCGCCGAAATGGAGTTGATCGCGGCCAATGCCAATATCGGCGCGGCCCGCGCGGCGTTTTATCCGTCACTCAATCTGGGGCTGGATTGGAGCGTGGCGGCCAGCCCGCTGGGCGATCCAACGGCCACCGCCTTGTCGCTGGCCTCCGCCCTGACCGCGCCGATCTTTCAGGGGAGGCGTTTGGAAGGTGGATTGGAACAGGCGACGGCCCGGCAAATGGAGCTGGCCGAAACCTATCGCAAAACCGTTCTGGTCGCGTTCCAGGAGGTGGAGGACGCGCTGGCCGCAATCCGTGCGTCCGGTGAACGGCAAACGGCACTGGATATCGCGGCGACGGAATCACGCCGCGCGTGGGAATTGTCGGTGAAGCAATATGATGCCGGGCTGATTGACTTTCAGACCCTGCTGGATGCGCAACGCTCGATGCTGTCGGCGGATGATACGGCGCGTTCGGCGCGGCTGGCGACCTATACGGCGGCCATTACCCTGTTCCGGGCCTTGGGCGGCGGATGGGAATCCGGGGCAATGCGCTGA
- a CDS encoding VOC family protein yields the protein MKFGYTIIYVPDVQKAISFYESAFGLKLRFLHDSNQYGELETGATALAFASEDMHTINGIEATLNRPSNKAAGIEIALVTEDVVTAHAHAVASGATEITKPDQKPWGQTVSYVRDLNGVLVEICSPIE from the coding sequence ATGAAATTTGGATATACCATCATTTATGTCCCCGATGTTCAAAAAGCCATTTCGTTTTATGAATCTGCTTTTGGCTTGAAATTGCGCTTCTTGCATGACAGTAACCAATACGGCGAGCTTGAAACAGGCGCGACAGCCCTAGCCTTCGCATCAGAAGACATGCACACAATCAATGGCATTGAAGCGACTCTCAATCGTCCATCAAACAAAGCAGCGGGCATCGAGATCGCATTGGTTACAGAGGATGTGGTCACGGCACATGCGCACGCTGTTGCCTCTGGGGCTACCGAAATCACTAAGCCCGATCAGAAACCATGGGGACAAACAGTGTCATACGTTCGCGACCTGAACGGTGTTCTGGTGGAAATTTGCAGTCCGATTGAATAA
- a CDS encoding DotI/IcmL family type IV secretion protein yields MNKKSMHIAVLSAAMAGMLMGMPLTYASNTLPPGAQPVAEKAGFFESIGAKIKAMFPQYFQDRDTSAAPAETLRAPFADPSLPPVAPTPLMQFGIGVSELDKTVGKNLDVPHRNQDELAKWLDRAVAETMSFSPASYPDHIKHLATGFTPEGLAQFQAWVQNANLIQAMETGHLQMNGFVQEAPFLLNEGVVNGRYRWLFEIPVMISFFDKDVKFMKSSTQIKETRRLLVRLQIGRVAIGGLENGVLIETWEVYANTRKN; encoded by the coding sequence ATGAATAAGAAATCCATGCATATCGCTGTATTATCCGCTGCCATGGCTGGAATGCTGATGGGTATGCCGTTGACGTATGCCAGCAACACCCTGCCACCGGGGGCGCAGCCCGTTGCGGAGAAGGCAGGATTTTTTGAATCCATAGGCGCGAAAATCAAAGCGATGTTCCCGCAATATTTTCAGGATCGTGACACCAGCGCCGCTCCTGCTGAAACACTGCGTGCGCCGTTTGCCGACCCCAGCTTGCCGCCTGTGGCACCGACACCGCTGATGCAATTTGGCATCGGTGTCAGCGAGCTGGACAAAACGGTCGGGAAAAATCTGGATGTTCCGCATCGGAATCAGGACGAGCTGGCCAAATGGCTGGACCGGGCCGTGGCCGAAACCATGTCGTTCAGCCCGGCATCCTATCCGGACCATATCAAGCATCTGGCGACGGGCTTTACGCCCGAAGGGTTGGCGCAGTTTCAGGCGTGGGTCCAAAATGCCAATTTGATTCAGGCCATGGAAACCGGCCATCTGCAGATGAATGGCTTTGTGCAGGAAGCGCCGTTTCTGTTGAACGAAGGTGTGGTGAATGGGCGGTATCGCTGGTTGTTTGAAATCCCGGTGATGATCAGCTTTTTCGACAAGGACGTAAAGTTCATGAAAAGCTCAACCCAGATCAAGGAAACACGCCGCTTGCTGGTGCGCCTGCAAATCGGCCGTGTGGCCATCGGCGGCCTTGAAAATGGTGTTTTAATCGAAACATGGGAAGTCTACGCCAATACGCGTAAAAACTGA
- a CDS encoding DUF2312 domain-containing protein: MAEAQLKSVGSDDGTREVDGVTGKRLKAFIERLERLEEEKTALAEDIKDVYAESKAVGFDTKTIRKIIRMRKVALDKRREEEMLLETYKAALGME; the protein is encoded by the coding sequence ATGGCAGAAGCACAATTGAAAAGCGTTGGGTCCGATGATGGCACGCGCGAAGTGGACGGCGTAACGGGCAAGCGCCTGAAGGCGTTTATCGAGCGTCTGGAGCGTCTGGAAGAAGAGAAAACCGCGCTGGCCGAAGATATCAAGGACGTATACGCAGAATCCAAAGCCGTTGGCTTTGACACCAAAACCATTCGCAAAATTATCCGTATGCGCAAAGTGGCGTTGGATAAACGCCGCGAAGAGGAAATGCTGCTGGAAACATACAAAGCCGCGCTCGGTATGGAATAA
- a CDS encoding N-formylglutamate amidohydrolase: MRSLLQAGDPPPFEILNPDGRSDCILICEHAGNVVPAALGRMGLDDDDFGRHYAVDIGARGVTDHLSRLLDAPAIVANYSRLVVDINRTLDHETTFPTTGEGKPIPGNVGLSDADKAQRIDEIYKPFDQAVRDVIESVLDHGGRPMLLAVHSYTPVFFGTPRPWECAVLWREDWPMSRAMIGHLRALGLNVGDNEPYDSRKQCFGTLDRHAGGHGDGVDGQFLWPHALVEIRNNLIQNDKDQQSWAEILAGVVHKIMADESNRGLPPDTPLG, encoded by the coding sequence ATGCGTTCATTATTACAGGCGGGCGATCCGCCGCCCTTTGAAATTCTCAATCCTGATGGGCGCAGCGACTGCATCCTGATCTGCGAACATGCTGGAAACGTCGTGCCTGCGGCCTTGGGGCGCATGGGGCTGGATGATGATGATTTTGGTCGTCATTACGCCGTTGATATTGGCGCGCGCGGTGTGACGGACCATCTGTCCCGCCTGCTGGATGCGCCTGCGATTGTGGCGAATTATTCCCGTCTTGTGGTGGATATCAACCGCACGCTCGACCACGAAACAACATTCCCGACCACGGGCGAGGGTAAACCCATTCCCGGCAATGTGGGTTTGAGCGACGCGGACAAGGCACAACGGATCGACGAAATTTATAAACCCTTCGATCAAGCGGTGCGCGATGTCATCGAATCCGTTCTGGATCATGGCGGGCGCCCGATGTTGTTGGCGGTGCACAGCTATACCCCCGTTTTTTTCGGCACGCCGCGGCCATGGGAATGCGCCGTGTTATGGCGGGAGGATTGGCCCATGTCCCGGGCCATGATCGGCCATTTGCGGGCCCTTGGCTTGAATGTCGGGGATAACGAACCCTATGACAGCCGGAAACAATGTTTTGGCACGCTGGACCGCCATGCCGGGGGGCATGGTGACGGGGTGGATGGGCAGTTTTTGTGGCCCCATGCCCTGGTCGAAATTCGTAACAACCTGATCCAGAACGATAAAGACCAGCAATCCTGGGCCGAAATTCTGGCCGGGGTGGTGCATAAAATTATGGCGGATGAATCGAATCGCGGCCTTCCGCCCGACACCCCCTTGGGCTAA
- a CDS encoding COQ9 family protein, which yields MTRQIDTHRDHILLTGLPDVVFDGWAVSTFETALKNAGEDPALVRAVFPGGVADIVAHFSDWADASMIDALADIAPEDLRVRDRIRAALLARFNGLAPWKEQVRMASTWWAVPGRQTMAAKCVWRTADCIWDWAGDIATDYNRYTKRALLCGVLTSATVAWLNHSGDDDAALEEFIDRRIDRIMTLGKMMGRIMPGKKDNNKRSGKGHSA from the coding sequence ATGACCCGCCAGATTGATACGCACCGCGACCATATTCTGCTCACCGGACTGCCCGATGTGGTGTTTGACGGCTGGGCGGTGTCCACGTTTGAAACGGCGCTGAAAAACGCGGGCGAAGACCCGGCGTTGGTGCGGGCCGTGTTCCCGGGTGGCGTGGCGGATATCGTGGCCCATTTTTCCGATTGGGCCGATGCGTCGATGATTGATGCGCTGGCGGACATCGCGCCGGAGGATCTGCGCGTGCGTGACCGCATCCGCGCGGCCCTGCTGGCCCGGTTTAACGGTCTGGCCCCGTGGAAGGAACAGGTGCGCATGGCGTCGACCTGGTGGGCGGTGCCGGGACGGCAGACGATGGCGGCGAAATGTGTCTGGCGCACGGCGGACTGCATCTGGGATTGGGCCGGGGATATTGCAACCGATTATAACCGCTATACCAAACGGGCCTTGTTGTGCGGTGTTCTGACATCGGCAACGGTGGCATGGCTGAATCATTCCGGCGATGATGACGCGGCGCTGGAAGAGTTTATTGATCGTCGCATTGATCGTATTATGACGCTGGGCAAAATGATGGGCCGCATCATGCCCGGGAAAAAAGACAATAATAAAAGATCCGGGAAGGGACATTCGGCATGA